In Mycobacterium sp. 050128, one genomic interval encodes:
- a CDS encoding NDMA-dependent alcohol dehydrogenase: MLTQAAVLFERNTPWSVETIELDAPKATEVLIELHASGMCHSDDHLVTGDMPIRLPCIGGHEGAGVVKSVGEHVSWLSPGDHVVFSFIPSCGRCPSCSTGHQSLCDLGAKIYSGMQIHDGTARHHLGGEDLALACGIGSFAYHTVVHEASCVKIPDHYRLDLACLLGCGFITGWGSSVYAAEVRPGDTVAVAGVGGIGAAAVQGARLAGARTITVIDPSEYKRAEAVKMGATHTAADWDEAKDVVAEATWNRGVDKFICAMGVGDGQLVAKALAMTAKRGRLVVTNIHPMLEREIRANLMDLTLTEKQIIGTLYGSGNPRADIPKILELYSAGQVDLESMVTRTYPLEKVNDGYADMHAGANIRGVLLYPPAEGLLAGEGRD; the protein is encoded by the coding sequence GTGCTCACCCAGGCAGCGGTCCTATTCGAACGCAACACGCCATGGTCCGTCGAGACCATCGAACTCGATGCGCCGAAGGCGACCGAGGTACTGATCGAACTACACGCTTCGGGCATGTGCCACTCCGATGACCACCTCGTCACCGGCGACATGCCGATCCGGCTGCCCTGCATCGGCGGCCACGAAGGTGCGGGTGTGGTCAAGTCCGTCGGTGAACATGTGTCGTGGCTGTCGCCGGGTGACCATGTCGTGTTCAGCTTCATTCCGTCGTGCGGCCGGTGTCCCTCATGCTCGACAGGGCATCAGAGCCTGTGTGACCTCGGCGCAAAGATTTACTCGGGCATGCAGATTCACGATGGAACCGCCCGCCACCATCTCGGTGGCGAAGACCTCGCGCTGGCCTGCGGCATCGGTTCTTTTGCGTACCACACCGTGGTCCACGAGGCAAGTTGCGTGAAGATCCCAGACCACTATCGCCTCGACCTGGCCTGCCTTCTTGGCTGCGGCTTCATTACCGGGTGGGGATCCTCGGTGTACGCCGCCGAGGTCCGGCCGGGCGACACGGTCGCCGTGGCCGGCGTCGGAGGCATCGGCGCCGCGGCGGTACAGGGTGCCCGGCTCGCGGGTGCCCGCACGATCACGGTCATCGACCCGTCGGAGTACAAGCGGGCCGAAGCCGTGAAGATGGGAGCCACGCATACCGCGGCGGACTGGGACGAGGCCAAAGATGTTGTCGCCGAGGCTACTTGGAACCGCGGCGTGGACAAGTTCATCTGCGCCATGGGAGTCGGTGATGGCCAACTGGTCGCCAAGGCACTGGCCATGACGGCCAAGCGGGGCCGGCTGGTGGTCACCAACATCCACCCGATGCTGGAGCGCGAGATCCGGGCCAACCTGATGGACCTCACCCTGACAGAAAAGCAGATCATCGGAACCCTCTATGGCTCGGGCAATCCGCGTGCAGACATCCCGAAGATCCTCGAGCTGTACAGTGCCGGCCAGGTCGACCTCGAATCGATGGTGACCCGCACCTACCCGTTGGAGAAGGTCAACGACGGCTACGCCGACATGCACGCCGGCGCCAATATCCGCGGCGTGCTGCTCTATCCGCCCGCCGAGGGACTTCTCGCCGGAGAAGGTCGTGACTAG
- a CDS encoding SDR family oxidoreductase: MTSRRLAGKVALVTGAARGRGRSHALRLAWEGADVMLVDLCDNIPSCEYPLATSEDLDRTASMIEKLERRAAVYRCDVCDRTEMEIAVDTAVRQLGALDVVVANAAIAPTRPDAPIAAFIDTFDVDFIGVVNTFSAAMPRLVEGSSLIASGPRLSPHAPHLDRPQGHGEAAYELAQSMVSQYVKTLAKQLAPQGIRVNTVSGAEDRGDVRRAGRLHRPVMLDVDCRGNQAGAASLSTMLWPAAAWADTDASAAVAFLAADESRAITGRHVTVDAGSSLN; the protein is encoded by the coding sequence GTGACTAGTCGACGTCTCGCGGGCAAGGTGGCGCTCGTGACCGGCGCGGCCAGGGGTCGCGGTCGAAGCCACGCGCTGCGTTTGGCCTGGGAAGGCGCAGACGTCATGTTGGTGGATCTGTGCGACAACATTCCGTCGTGCGAGTATCCACTCGCGACGAGCGAAGACCTCGACCGCACCGCTTCCATGATCGAGAAGCTCGAGCGAAGAGCGGCGGTGTATCGGTGCGATGTCTGCGATCGCACCGAAATGGAGATCGCCGTCGACACCGCGGTGCGGCAACTCGGCGCGCTCGATGTCGTCGTCGCCAACGCCGCCATTGCCCCGACTCGGCCGGACGCCCCGATCGCGGCCTTCATAGACACCTTCGACGTCGACTTCATCGGCGTGGTCAATACTTTCAGCGCCGCGATGCCGCGGTTGGTCGAAGGATCGTCCCTCATCGCTTCTGGTCCCAGACTCTCCCCGCACGCACCTCATCTCGATCGACCGCAGGGACACGGTGAGGCAGCATACGAGCTCGCTCAGTCGATGGTCTCGCAGTACGTGAAGACGCTGGCCAAACAATTGGCGCCACAAGGCATCCGGGTGAACACCGTCAGCGGCGCGGAGGATCGCGGCGACGTGCGGCGTGCCGGACGGTTGCATCGGCCCGTCATGCTCGACGTAGATTGCAGAGGGAATCAGGCTGGTGCGGCGTCGCTTTCGACGATGTTATGGCCAGCTGCGGCCTGGGCTGACACCGACGCATCCGCTGCGGTGGCGTTCCTGGCAGCGGACGAATCGCGAGCGATAACCGGCCGGCACGTCACGGTCGACGCCGGCTCGTCCCTCAACTAG